The Zea mays cultivar B73 chromosome 7, Zm-B73-REFERENCE-NAM-5.0, whole genome shotgun sequence DNA segment aagaaaCATTAGAAAACTGAACAGATACAACAGAATTTGCACAAACTTAATGAAACAAAAAAAATACAAACCGATTCAATTAGGTAACAGAGACTAATTGCGCCATGAAGCTTTCATAATTTATATTGGTATATGGTATAACCCACGATAATTGATTCACTGTCTTCCATAAATTGGAACTTGAAACACACCTGCAGAGAATAAGCTCGGGTACCCATCCCATCTGTTGGAGTTTATTAGAGACGCTGATTGCGTCAGCTCTCCCAGCCTTGCTTAGAGGTCTGTCATGATCTGACATCAGGACACATATTAAACGCTGCTTTTCAAAAAAGAAATGCAGAGGGCCAACCAAAAAGGATAACGCATTTGGGTCAGACTACAACAGCACTATACCACTACATTCAATTAGTCTAAAACCCACTGCTAGAGGCAACAGGTACAACATGATAGCGGAAGCTAGCTAGCGTGTAGAAACGGCATACAAGACGCCGCCGTTTAAACATACCTCTGGTGAAGCGGCCCCCGGTGGCGCTGTCCCCGTGACGGAGGAGGATGAGGCGACGGCACGGCGTTGCGGAGGGGGCGCCTGCGACAGCCGGCTCCCCGGCGACCGCCAGCAAATCGACGGAGACAGAGCGGACGACTGCCGGAGGCGGGCAGCAGGCGGCTGGCGTGCGGGAGGAGGAGAGGAGGCGGCGCGGGGCCGAGGAGGGAGGCGAGGAGCAGCGGGAGAGCAGCGCGGGAATAGGAGCAGCTGGAGCTGGAGCTCTCATCTTCCGGTGGATGTGGGTTGGGTTGCTGACATGGGAAAGTGAGGGAGGCAGAAAGGATAGGTGACGTTGCTCGCCCTAGATTATGCTAATTTTCTCTTTTATTTTGAACTGAATTGGCTCGTGCACTCTACATATCACAATTCAGTATGGTATGTTGCTAAATGAGAAAAAAAAATAATAGGAGCTCCGCTACTTCGTACAGAAATTATAGAGAAACCATACGGTTTAGATTGAGGAATATCTATGCGTTGGCGTTTAACCAAACACTAAGGGCCCAtttggcacagctccagctcctgattctaagcgaggatctggaggagccgtgccaaacgggtatttttttaaactgattctcgtgtggagcTGAAAGATTAggagtcgtttttgtgaagaaaggtgggatctaaaaaaacccgctccaccctcccttaaaacagctcctcaaccaaccaaatatggacctccccttaaagtttgatcgaaattacccgcaattgccattggacaaaaatataacgagccaatttatggattaaacatttaagaccattttatgcactactatgatgggaatattttatatgttattgtttcataaTTTTTTTCCGTATATGCATCATACTTATTGATTTGTAACAAAGTTGAACTGCAAAGGGTAAAACAGACAATCGCCACAGACCACCAACTCTCAGCggacaagaatcagtttacttgccaaacggttttaaaaatgattctgattctctaggagaatcaggaggatcagctcctcacgaggatcaagatctggagctaaagaagcaggagctggagctttgccaaacgggccctaatATTCCTAGATCCCActcaggccttgttcggttacgtCTGAATTGGAGAAGATTAAGGCCTAGTTTTAGTACTCTATTATTGACCTCAATCTATGTATTGAGGTGGATTGTggtgtaacttaaactaatttacaccacAATTCACCACAACACATGTGGATTGGGGCCAATACTAAAGTACTCAAACAAAGCATGGGCCCGTTCGTTTGTTACGGTTTGAAAACAGACGTGTTTTTATTCCTGACCAAAATAGAGTGGATCCACATGGTTCACTCAAACCTGGTGAAATTGTGCTATAGTGACCAGGATTCTATCATGAGGAGAAAAGGTTTTGTTCCGAGCCATGGAGGGAGGGGAAAGTTCAAACCGGGCCTGTTTTGCTTCCAATTCAGGCCTAAATGAACGGTTGAAATGGCCCAACCGAATTCCAAACCGGACCAATTTATTTCACCTAGAAGGAGCCTGGAAACAGGCCAATCCGGTCGATACGAATGGGCCCTAAGGAGGGTTAAATCtccttctattcaattttgatTATGGagagatttaatcccctccaatccccttcgATCCAGACGCAAACGAACAAACCCATGGGGAATGAGACCTAGGGGGATCTCTTTACAACGGAACTCCTTTTGCAATGGAACTCCACCTCTATGTTATCATTATTCAAAAGCCAAATAACAATGAACCCTAGGTCCTTCATGTGAGGTGCAAGACCTTGGGTTCGGCTCTTCGAGGTGCCAGAAGGTTTGTGATAGGTCACCGCATCGTTCGCGGTAGGGCAACAGACGGTTCGCGTGGCACAAAGAGCTTTCAGGTGAATTTGAATTTCGCTCCTCGGGAGGGACCTTGgtttgtcttgggatcggcaTGCCACCCAAGACACCTTAAGacaacgtagagtcgaatagaggTGAATATTAATATGTGGAAACTATAACTAAAGTTATGCTATATATACTTCTAAGACGTGAATGATAAAGAAGGTAAATAAATTGGTTCGAATGGATTATGtctgggggttctcaatcggtcttaccattttatatttataggggggaCTAGACCTGTTCCTAGGCGACATCCAACAATTCTCGCGGATAGGTTAGGATAACCATGCACGGGATAAGTACTCTCGCTCAAATTAATCCGATCGCGGACCGTTCGGGCTATCCCGCGGATCGTTTGGGATGCGAACCGTGCGGGCCACATGGCCGGACCGTTCGGTCGTAACCAGGTGCCaaatttggtgctcaacacatgcccttGCCTTTTAGTGGAGCTTGGAACCAAAATCGTCCCGATACTACTAGCCTCTTTCAAGAAACAATAGATTTTGCAACTTGCCTCATTCCCAAAATACGAACTCTAGCTCGATGCAAGTCACTAGCTCTTGTGATCAGACAATATAACTATATGATAGAACTCTAATGCATAAGAGTCGTTTAGGATTGCATCCTCTTCGACATGGCTATCTCATCAACATGTCAAAAGGTAAAACTTGTTGTGCCTCAGCCCAAATAAGCAAATGGATTAGGCTAGTAATATGGATTCATTGTCGTACTATCCCACCCTTGCGTAGGACAACACATCACCGATGAGTAGACGAGAAAGTACCACGACATCCCTAGAGACGGATGAGCAGCGACATTAGTTGTACTACTTTTTGGGCCGGTTTAGTCGGCCTTTGACTTTGCACATATTGCCTATTTGACTTTGATTATTTTATTGGCCAGTTGTGCGGATTGACCTTGTCCTTCATATATTTAGCAAGAAGCTAATCAAAAGTAGGGTGGCACTGCTAAGCCGACCAGACGTCTTGGAGGTGTTCTACTTCCTAGTACCTATTTTAGGATGTTGCGATTTGATGGTCTGGGGTTGTTGTTGTCTCTAGTCTTTCT contains these protein-coding regions:
- the LOC100279002 gene encoding uncharacterized protein LOC100279002, which gives rise to MRAPAPAAPIPALLSRCSSPPSSAPRRLLSSSRTPAACCPPPAVVRSVSVDLLAVAGEPAVAGAPSATPCRRLILLRHGDSATGGRFTRDHDRPLSKAGRADAISVSNKLQQMGWVPELILCSDAMRTKETLKILQEHVHGLSEAVVHFIPSFYSIAAMDGQTAEHLQKAICEYSSDEILTVMCMGHNKGWEEAASMFSGDSVLLETCNAALLEAAGKSWVEAFFVAGLGGWKLHGIVKP